CGTCCAGCCGATCTCGCCGGCGACGTCAACGCCGCCGAGGCCGTCGATCAACTCATCGGCTCCCGACTCCTCGCCGAAGAGGTAGTAAATGCCGCTCGCGCCGCGCAGATACAGGAAGAGGATGCGCACGCGCTCGCCCGGCGTGCTCGGCGCGATGGTGGCAATCTCGCTGAGCACGTCGGTCAAGTCGGTGTCGATTCGCTCGGCCAGTAGTTCGCCTGCTTCGGGCGCGCCGAAGATGGCGGCGACATCACGGGCGAGGGTGGCCGGCGCCGCGAGACCCGGCTCGACGTCGACGTACACGACCGTGATTCCAGCGGTGCGCAGTTGCACGAGCACGTCGGTCGGGCCCACGGTGCCGTCGGTGATGATCAGATCGGGGCGAAGCGCCAGCACCGACTCGGCGCTAACCGCGTGGCCCGAGCTCGTCACGAGCGGCAGATCGTCCGTGCCGGGGAAGGTGGTCGATACGTCACGCCCGACGAGGCGATCGCCGAAGCCGAGGGCCCAGGTGGTGGCCGCCAGCGATCCGGCAATGTCGAGGGCGAGAACGCGGTCGGCGCTCGTGACCTCAATGTCGCGGTCGCCATCCAGGTCGCGCGACACCACGGTTGTCGGCAGTGCTGAGGTCGGGGTGTCGACCACGGGGTCGATCGCCGCGTCCGCGATCACGGCCGTGGCGGGACCGCCGTCGATGCGTGGGTTGTCCAGCAGGGCGATCTCCGACAGCGCGGGGCGCTCGCCAACCGCCTCGGGATCGGTGCCGCCGAGGGCGCCGGAGGGCGCGCATCCCGCGAGCACCAGCATCATGGCCGCGACGGCGACAGCGAGCGCCGAGCGACGCCGACGAGGGAAGGGCATGGGGCTCCGGAGCGGTTGGCAAGGAGGGACTTAGGTAAGCCTAATCTGCGAGTCTGATGGTCCTCCGCGAGCCGCTCAGAGGCCGGCGCCGACCGTTCTACGATGAGCCCATGCCCACCCCGTCCGACGACGCAGCGCTGTCCGAGCGCGCGCGGCGTGTGCTCGACTTCGAGCGCGAATGGTGGGGCCACAGTGCGGCGAAGGAGCGGCACATTCGTGCCGAGTTCGGCTGGGCACCGGCCCGGTACTATCAGGTACTGAACTCCGTCATCGATGACGCGGCGTCGCGCGCGTACGACCCGATCCTCGTGGGCCGCTTGCACGAGGTGCGTGATGCGCGTGCTGAGCGTCGTCGTACCCGGCGCGACACCGTCGCCTCCTGAGCCGAGAAAGCCCGAATGCCCGACTTCCCACCCGATCGTTTCGACGATCTGCCGCTCGACCCTGGTCGAGTGGGCGCACACCGGGCGCCGCGTCGTCGCGGTGCCGTCTGGCGCGCGCTCGGGATCGGCGCGGCCGCGTCGGTCGTGCTCGTCGTGGTCGGCCTGGTCGGGCTCGCCGCGATCGACGACCGACTGGAGCTCGACATCCCGGTCTTGACGTCCCCGCCCGAGGAGGACCCTGACGCTCCCGCCGAGCCGGGCGAGCCTGCCGGCGGGCCGATCACGGATGCCGCCGATGCGGACCTGCCTGACGACTTCACGATCACGATCCTCGACGGCACCGGCTCCGTCGGGCGGGGCCCGCAGGCGCAGAGCGCGCTGGATGCTCGGGGCTGGCCCGTCGGAACGGTCACGCAGGCCGCGACGACCGACATCGAGGAGACCGTCGTCTATTACGCGAGCCCCGACCTCGAACCCGTCGCTCGCGGCATGGTCGAACTGCTCGACGGCGTGGCAGACATCGAGCTGACCGACGCCTTCCCCGGGGCTCCCATCACGATCGTTCTTGGCACCGACTACGAGCTGCGCGCGGCCAGCTAGCTCCGAGATTTCCGGCCCGTTACCGCACGGTAACGACTGCGTGGATGCTCTTCCCACGGGTTCCGCCCGATGGCTAGTCTGCGGAAACGGAGCCCGTACGCGGCTTCTCATCACCGCTCCAGAAAGAGTCACAGCATGGCCAACGGAACCGTCAAGTGGTTCAACGCCGAAAAGGGGTTCGGCTTCATCACGCTCGAGGCAGACGGTAGCGACGTCTTCGTGCACTACTCGTCGATCGATATGCCCGGCTACAAGGTTCTCGAGGAAGGACAGGCAGTGTCCTTCGAAATCGGTGCCGGCACGAAAGGGCCTCAGGCAGAAAACGTGACGGTTCGGGCCTGAGTGCGCGTCACGGGGGCGCGCGGTCGCTTGGCGGGTTAGTGTTCTGGCCATGCGCAGTTCCCTCCGCCGACGCGCGGGCAGCCTCATTGTCGGCCTCGCGCTCGTTGCAGGTCTCGGTGCATGCGCGCCGGAGGAGCGCCCGCTAGAGACGGCGTCTCCTGAGCCGAGCGTCGAGCCAGAGCCCACCTACGAGTCGACGTACGAAGCTCCGCCGGCCTATGCGATCGCCCCTCTCACAGGAGAGATCATCGAACCGGGCTCTCTCGACCGACCCGTCTTCTCGGCAAAGATCGATAATGCCCCCCTCGCAAGGCCGCAACTTGGTCTCGACCGGGCCGATATCGTCCACGTCGAACTCGTCGAGGGGGGCTCGATCCGATACGCGGCGTCGTGGCATAGCGACCTCCCTGACGAAGTCGGGCCCGTGCGATCCGTGCGTCCGATGGATCCGGACATCGTCTCGCCCTTCGGGGGGATCCTTGCCTATTCGGGTGCCCAACAGCAGTTCATCGCCGCCATGCTCAACACCCCGGTGCGCAACATCATCTTTGATCGCGGCGACGACTCCGACCTCGTCTACCGAGGGCTTCCACGGCCCTCGCCTCACAATGTCGTCGCCCGGGCGGCGCAGTTGGTCGAGCGCTACGCCGGTGATGACGCGCCTCGACAGCAGTTCGCATTCGCGGATCGAATCGAGAACGCGACGGCCGCGCGCGACGGTGCGCCCGCATCCACGTTGTCGCTGCGTTACGGGCAGGTTGGACAGTCGGGCTGGGAGTGGAGCGAGGCCGACGGGCGGTGGCTGCGGTCGCAGGGTGGTCAGCCCGACGTCGCGCTCTCGGGAACCCGTCTGAGCGCAACCAACGTCATCGTGCTTCGGGTGAGAATCGACTTTAGCCCCGGCGTTCCGCAGACTCTCCTGGCAGGCCAGAGCGGCTCTGGGTTTGTCGCGACGGACGGGAAGACCATTCCCATCACGTGGTCGAAGGCCGGCATGGCGGATTCCTATCGCCTCCTCGACGATCAAGGCGTGGCCGTGCGGTTGGCGCCGGGCACCACTTGGATCGAACTCGTGCCGGATACCGGCGACGCGACCATCACCGCCGGCTGAGCATCCGTCCCTCCCTGGCTTGCACTCGCTAGTCGAGAGTGCCAAAATCAGTTAGCACTCACTCTCTGCGAGTGCCAGAGCTACCGTACGTACTGCGTCCGGGAGGGACGAAAGACACACATGGCTAAAATCATTGCTTTTGACGAAGAGGCCCGTCGCGGCCTGGAGCGCGGCCTGAACACCCTGGCCGACGCCGTGAAGGTGACGCTCGGCCCCCGTGGCCGCAACGTCGTTCTCGAGAAGAAGTGGGGCGCCCCCACGATTACGAACGACGGCGTCTCCATTGCCAAGGAGATCGAACTCGACGAGCCGTTCGAGAAGATCGGTGCCGAGCTCGTCAAGGAGGTCGCGAAGAAGACCGACGACGTCGCCGGTGACGGTACGACCACCTCGGTCGTCCTCGCTCAGGCGCTCGTGCGTGAGGGCCTGCGCAACGTCGCGGCCGGCGCCGACCCGATCAGCCTCAAGCGCGGCATCGAGAAGGCCACCAAGGCCGTCTCCGACGAGCTGCTGAAGAGCGCCAAGGAGGTCGAGACCAAGGAAGAGATCGCCGCCACCGCGAGCATCTCGGCCGCCGACCCCGAGATCGGTGCGCTCATCGCCGAGGCCATCGACAAGGTGGGCAAGGAAGGCGTCGTCACTGTTGAAGAGTCGAACACCTTCGGCACCGAGCTCGAGCTCACCGAGGGCATGCGCTTCGACAAGGGCTACCTGTCGGCCTACTTCGTGACCGACCCCGAGCGCCAGGAAGCGGTCTTCGAAGACCCCTACATCCTGATCGTCAATGGCAAGATCTCGGCGATCAAGGACCTGCTGCCCGTCGTCGACAAGGTGATCCAGAGCGGCAAGCAGCTGCTCATCATCGCCGAAGACGTCGAGGGTGAGGCTCTTGCGACGCTCGTCGTCAACAAGATCCGCGGCATCTTCAAGTCGGTTGCCGTCAAGGCTCCCGGCTTCGGCGACCGCCGCAAGGCCATGCTGCAGGACATCGCGATCCTCACCGGCGGCCAGGTCATCAGCGAGGAGGTCGGCCTCAAGCTCGAGAACGCCACCCTCGACCTGCTCGGCCGGGCCCGCAAGGTCGTCATCACCAAGGACGAGACCACGATCGTAGAGGGTGCCGGCGACGCCGACGCCATCGCCGGTCGCGTGAAGCAGATCCGTGCAGAGATCGAGAACACCGACTCCGACTACGACCGTGAGAAGCTCCAGGAGCGCCTCGCGAAGCTCGCCGGTGGCGTCGCCGTCATCAAGGCGGGTGCCGCGACCGAGGTCGAGCTGAAGGAGCGCAAGCACCGCATTGAGGACGCCGTCCGCAACGCGAAGGCTGCCGTCGAGGAGGGCATCGTCGCCGGTGGTGGCGTCGCCCTCATCCAGGCCGGCAAGCTCGCCTTCGACTCGGACGCCCTCACGGGTCTGACCGGTGACGAGGCCACGGGCGCGAACATCGTGAAGGTCGCGATCGACGCCCCGCTCAAGCAGATCGCCCTCAACGCGGGTCTCGAGCCCGGCGTCGTCGCCGACAAGGTGCGCCACCTTGAGGTCGGCCACGGCCTCAACGCGGCCACCGGCGAGTACGTCGATATGCTCGGTGCCGGCATCGCCGACCCGGTGAAGGTGACCCGCTCGGCGCTGCTGAACGCCGCGTCGATCGCTGGCCTCTTCCTCACCACCGAGGCCGTCGTCGCCGACAAGCCGGAGAAGAACCCGGCCCCGATGGGTGACCCGTCGGGCGGCATGGACTTCTAGTCCTCGGCCAACGCCACACACAAAAGGGGCGGCTTCCGGAAGGAAGCCGCCCCGTTTTGCGTTTCCGGCGATGAACAGCCGGCGCCCAAAGTGGTGAGAAGGTTGGTTCAGGCGGCGCGGGTTCCGCGGGCCTGGTCCAGGGCCACGAACACCTCGGTATTGAAGCGGTAGGCAGCGAGCACCTCGTCGACGACGCGCTCGCGCTCGGGGTCATCCCACGCCACCGCGTCGAGTTGTGCGCGGTACGTGTCTTTGAATGCAGCGGGGTCGGCGATCTGGTCGAACAGGTAGAAGCCGATGCCGTTCGTGTCGAATCCGAAGCGCCGCGCGAGGACGCGCCCGATGTGCAGTCCGCCTGACAGGTCACCGAGGTAGCGCGTGTAGTGGTGTGCGACGTAGCCGGCTGGCCACGAGGCCGCGACCTCTCGAATACGCGCTGCGTAGCGCTCCGTGACCGGCAGCAGCGGTACGCGCTCGCTCCAGTTGTCTCCGACGAGGAACGTCAGGTCGGCGCTCAGGGCGGGAAGCCGAGTGAGCGCGGGGGAGAGGAACGGGGCAACGGTGGGGTTGTCACGCAGCCTGTCGGCACCGGTTTCCAGCGCCGCGTAGATCGCGTGGTGCTGGCGAACGAGCGCGATGTAGTCATCGCGTGACCCGGCGCCGGAGAGCAGATCGTTCATGAAGGTCGTGCCCTCACTGGTTCCGTGGCTCGCGCGCGAGCGTTCGCGGACGAGTCGGGAGAACGGGACGGTGGTGGGCGGGTCGGCGATAGTCATGCGGCTCCGGATCGGGATTAGGTTAGGCAATCCTAACCTTCATGGGTGGCCGGAGCACAGCCCTTACGCCGACAACTCAGTGCGGGCGGGGCGTCTCGCCAAGGATGCTGCAGGCCCGGTCGTAGAGTTCGACGATCTCTCGTCGGATTTCGGGCCGCTCGCTGATCGTGCCGGACCAGCGCACCGACAGTGCGCGCTCGCCAAGGTCATCGCCGAGCGTATAGACCCAGAAACCCGCGTCTGGCGTGACATCGACCATGCGCGCGGTCGTTGCGCCACGGTCGCCGAAGGCCCGTGAGATCAGCAGGCTGTCGTCGGCGTGGTCGTCGTTCATGTGGTGCAACACGGCGTGCACGATCTCGTCGGGGAAGCGGGTCACAGCGACCACTGTAGGGCCGCCGGCCCCGCTTTCCCCGAGCGCGTGATGAACCCCGTGAGCTCTCGAGCTCAGCGGAGAAACATCGAGGCCGCCTGTTGCTCAATCTCGGCGTACTGGCGCCCGGCCTGGCCGAGGGCGTGGTTCAGCGCGGCGAGATTCTGTTCAAGCCGGCTGTAGGTCGCCATCCACTCGGCGACGAGCGTCTGGAACGCGGTGGCGGCGTTGCCCGACCAGCTGCCCTGCAGGGCAGAGAGCTGGCTGGTGAGGCCGGCGCACTCGGCCTGCAGTCGACCGATCGTGGCGGTCGTGGTCGAGGTCGCGCTCAACAGGGCGTCGGCGTCAACGTGGTAGCGGGTCATGGTGTCTCCTCCCATCGTGCGCGCCGAGTGCGCGCTCGTGGCGGTGACGGTACGACGGGCGGCGGTGACGGTGCCTGCTAGACCTCGTAGGCGGGTGCCTCAGGCGCGGAGCGCTCGTTGGGGAGGAGCGGAAGCGCGACGCGGAACGTTGCCCCACCGCCGGGAGTGTCGAGCACGTCGATGCGGCCGCCGTGGTTGGCGACGATCGACGAGACGATCGCGAGCCCCAGGCCCGAACCCCCCGTATCGCGCGTGCGCGATGAATCGGCGCGGAAGAATCGGTCGAAGATTTTCTCCTTCAACTGCGCGGGAATTCCCTCGCCGTGGTCGACGACCGCGAGCGTCGCCATCCCCGCCGCGTCGTCGACAGCGACGACGAGCTCGATCGGGCTGCCGTCGGGCGTGAACCGCAGTGCGTTGCCAATCAGGTTCGTGACGACCTGGCGCAGCTTGTTTTCGTCGCCGGCGACGACGGCGCTGACCGGCGGCAACTCGGGCAGACTGAGCCGCCCCACCAACTTGGGAGCGGCGGCTGTCGACGCGGCCCGCCGTCTTGAGCGCAGTCGAGCGAGGGCCGCGCTCGCGCGTCGTCGGGGTGCACTGGGGCTGCCCGGCGCATCGTCGGTCTCGATCGCGGCCGGCAGGGCCGTGGATGCCGGTCGGTCATCGACGACAACCGTCACCGAGCGGTCCGGCGATCCGGCCATGGCGTCGAGCGCCGCGTCGCGCGCAAGAGGCACGAGGTCGACCGGCACCTTCTCGATCGGACGCTGCTCATCCAGACGTGCGAGTTCGAGCAGGTCGGAGACGAGGGAGCTCATTCGCATCGCCTCTTTCTCGATGCGCTCCATCGCCTGCGCGACGTCCTCCTCCTTCTGGATGGCCCCCATGCGGTAGAGCTCGGCGTAGCCGCGGAGGCTCACGAGGGGGGTGCGCAGTTCGTGACTGGCGTCGCCGACGAAGCGGCGCATCTTGCTGATGGTTTCGGCGCGGTCCGCGAACGCCCGGTCGATTCGCGAGAGCATCGTGTTGAGCGAACGGTTGAGTCGCCCGACCTCCGTGTTCGGGGTGGCGCCGGAGAGTCGCTGGCTGAAGTCGCCCCCGGCGAAGCGCGCTGCAGTCGCTTCGACTTCGCGCAGGGGGCGGAAGGTGGTCGTCACGAGCAGGCGCGTGATGGCGGCCGACATGATGACGACGACGAGGCCGAAGCCGAGGAAGATCGACGCGAACGAGCCGATCACGTTGTTCGTGTCGGAGAGGTTCGCGCCCACCACGAGCGTTGCCTGCTGTGACTCGCCCGTCTCGAGGTTCGTCACGAGCAGCGGATATGTGGCGACGCGCCACTGCGTGGTGCGATTCTCGCTCGTGAGCGTCACCCCGCCGTCGAGTTCGGCGACGAAGCTCGCCGTCAGCCGCGAGAGGTCGGGGGCGCTGTCGCGCGCGTAGTCCGCGACGTTGTCGTCGATGACGTCGCCCCGTGCATCCACCGCCCCGAAGTAGAACGGTGCGGAGAAGACCGACGGGGTGAGCGTCGTGAACTCGTCGAACTGGTCGGTCGTGAACTGCGCGCGTTCGCCGTCCTCGGAGGACAGCAGCTCCCGCAGCTCGGTCGCCGCCTGACTGATCTGGCGGTCAACTTCGTCGACCAGCGTGCGCTGCAGGGTCGTCAGAGTGCCCGTGCCGACGACGAGCAGGCCGAACGTCACGACGAGGACGGTGACGCCCGTGATCTTCGAGCGGAGAGAGATGCCCTCCCACCACTGACTCAGTTGCTCATGCATGGGTGTCGGCACTGGACGCGGCCGCGCCCGTCACTACTTCGATGCTTTGAGCATGTAGCCGAAGCCGCGCTTCGTCTGGATGAGCGGCTCGTCGGTGTGCTGGTCGAGCTTGCGCCGCAGGTACGAGATGTAGCTCTCGACGATGCCGGCGTCGCCGTTGAAGTCGTACTCCCACACGTGGTCGAGAATCTGCGCCTTCGACAGAACGCGGTTGGGGTTCAGCATGAGGTAACGCAGCAACTTGAACTCGGTGGGGCTGAGCTCGACAGTGACGTCGCCGATGGTGACTTCGTGCGTGTCCTGGTCCATCGTGAGCTCGCCGGCGCGGATGATCGCGTCGTCATCTTCCTGCATGGTGCGGCGCAGAATCGCCTTGATGCGGGCGACGATCTCGTCGAGGCTGAACGGCTTCGTGACGTAGTCGTCGCCGCCGACTGTCAGACCCATGATCTTGTCGTCGGTGTCGTCTTTGGCGGTGAGGAAGAGGATCGGGCTCGTGTAGCCGCTCGAGCGCAGACGCTTGGTGACGCCGAAGCCGTTGATGTCGGGCAGCATGACGTCGAGGATGATGAGGTCCGGCTCTTCCTCGAGAACGGCCGAGATGGCCTGGGCGCCGTTGCTCACCGCGCGAACGGCGAATCCGGCGAACCGCAGACTGGTCGTCAGCAGGTCGCGAATGTTGGGTTCGTCGTCGACAATGAGAATTTTGGGTCCGTCAGCCATGCCGCAAGTATCTGCGCGTGCACTGAGGGTTTCCTGAATGCCGTGCCGACAGCACTGGGATGCCCGGGGCGCGGTTCCAGAATCAGGCCGCGTAGTCGAGGGCGTGCGCGTCGAGAATTTCGTAGCTGTAGCCCTGCTCGGCGAGGAAGCGCTGGCGGTTCTGCGCGAAGTCTTGGTCGACGGTGTCGCGGGCGACCAGCGTGTAGAAGCTGGCGGGGATCCCGCTCTGCTTGGGGCGCAGCAGGCGCCCGAGGCGCTGCGCCTCCTCTTGGCGCGAGCCGAACGACCCCGACACCTGAATGGCGACCGTCGCTTCGGGCAGGTCGACCGAGAAGTTCGCGACCTTCGACACCACGAGTACCGGGGTCGTGCCGTCGCGGAATTCCTGGAACAGCCGCTCGCGCTCGTCGACGGGCGTCGAGCCGGTCAACTGCGGCACACCGAGCTCGTCCGCGAGCTCGTCGATCTGGTCGAGATACTGACCAATGATGAGGATGCGCTCGCCCGCGTGCCGCTCCACGAGCCGCTTCACGACATCCCGCTTCGCCGGCGCCGTTGCCGCGAGCCGATAGCGCTGGTCATCGGCGCTCGCCGCGTACTCGAGTCGTTCATCCGGCGGAAGGTCGACGCGCACCTCGAAGCATGCGGCCGGCGAGATATAGCCCTGCTGCTCGATCTGCTTCCACGGGGCGTCGAACCGCTTCGGTCCGATCAAGCTGAACACGTCACCCTCGCGGCCGTCTTCGCGCACGAGCGTCGCGGTGAGGCCCAGGCGACGCCGGGCCTGCAACTCGGCGGTGAGCTTGAAGACGGGCGCGGGCAACAGGTGCACCTCGTCGTAGACGATGAGACCCCAGTCGAGCGCGTCGAGGAGCGCCAGGTGCGCATACTCGCCCTTCCGCTTCGCTGTGAGGATCTGGTACGTCGCGATCGTGACGGGCTTGACCTCTTTGACCTGACCGGAGTACTCGCCGATCTCGTCGGCGGTGAGGGAGGTGCGCCGCAGCAGCTCGTCGCGCCACTGGCGGGCCGAGACGGTGTTGGTGACGAGAATCAGCGTCGTCGTGGCAGCCGATGCCATGGCGCCGGCCCCGACGAGGGTCTTACCGGCGCCGCAGGGCAGAACGACCACGCCAGAGCCGCCGACGAAGAACTGGTCAATGGCCTGCTGCTGGTACGGGCGCAGGCCCCAGTCGGCCGTGTCGAGATCGATCGGGTGCGGGGTGCCGGCTGTGTATCCGGCCAGATCGTCGGCGGGCCAGCCGATCTTCACGAGCTCTTGCTTGACCTGCCCGCGCGCCCAGGCCTGCAGGCGGTACGAGTGCTCGTCGAGACGGCCCTCGAGCAGCGGCGCGATGCGCTTGTTCGACGCGATCTCGGTGAGCACGGCGCGGTCAGTCGAGCGCAGCACGAGCCCCTCGTCATCGCGCTCCACCACGAGCCGCCCGTAGCGGCCGACGGTCTCGGCGATATCAATCGCCACCGACGCGGGCACGGGGAACTTCGAATACTTCTCCAGCACGGCGAGCATCTCGTCGGCGTCGTGGCCGGCCGCGCGGGCGTTCCAGAGTCCCAGCCGGGTGATGCGGTAGGTGTGGATGTGCTCGG
The sequence above is a segment of the Microcella alkaliphila genome. Coding sequences within it:
- a CDS encoding heme/hemin ABC transporter substrate-binding protein encodes the protein MPFPRRRRSALAVAVAAMMLVLAGCAPSGALGGTDPEAVGERPALSEIALLDNPRIDGGPATAVIADAAIDPVVDTPTSALPTTVVSRDLDGDRDIEVTSADRVLALDIAGSLAATTWALGFGDRLVGRDVSTTFPGTDDLPLVTSSGHAVSAESVLALRPDLIITDGTVGPTDVLVQLRTAGITVVYVDVEPGLAAPATLARDVAAIFGAPEAGELLAERIDTDLTDVLSEIATIAPSTPGERVRILFLYLRGASGIYYLFGEESGADELIDGLGGVDVAGEIGWTGLRPMTDEALIAADPDLIMVMSSGLASVGGVDGLLTEKPAIALTSAGQNRRFVDMADGEVLSFGPRTPLVLDALARAIYGADQ
- a CDS encoding DUF3263 domain-containing protein translates to MPTPSDDAALSERARRVLDFEREWWGHSAAKERHIRAEFGWAPARYYQVLNSVIDDAASRAYDPILVGRLHEVRDARAERRRTRRDTVAS
- a CDS encoding LytR C-terminal domain-containing protein, encoding MPDFPPDRFDDLPLDPGRVGAHRAPRRRGAVWRALGIGAAASVVLVVVGLVGLAAIDDRLELDIPVLTSPPEEDPDAPAEPGEPAGGPITDAADADLPDDFTITILDGTGSVGRGPQAQSALDARGWPVGTVTQAATTDIEETVVYYASPDLEPVARGMVELLDGVADIELTDAFPGAPITIVLGTDYELRAAS
- a CDS encoding cold-shock protein — encoded protein: MANGTVKWFNAEKGFGFITLEADGSDVFVHYSSIDMPGYKVLEEGQAVSFEIGAGTKGPQAENVTVRA
- a CDS encoding DUF3048 domain-containing protein, which codes for MRSSLRRRAGSLIVGLALVAGLGACAPEERPLETASPEPSVEPEPTYESTYEAPPAYAIAPLTGEIIEPGSLDRPVFSAKIDNAPLARPQLGLDRADIVHVELVEGGSIRYAASWHSDLPDEVGPVRSVRPMDPDIVSPFGGILAYSGAQQQFIAAMLNTPVRNIIFDRGDDSDLVYRGLPRPSPHNVVARAAQLVERYAGDDAPRQQFAFADRIENATAARDGAPASTLSLRYGQVGQSGWEWSEADGRWLRSQGGQPDVALSGTRLSATNVIVLRVRIDFSPGVPQTLLAGQSGSGFVATDGKTIPITWSKAGMADSYRLLDDQGVAVRLAPGTTWIELVPDTGDATITAG
- the groL gene encoding chaperonin GroEL (60 kDa chaperone family; promotes refolding of misfolded polypeptides especially under stressful conditions; forms two stacked rings of heptamers to form a barrel-shaped 14mer; ends can be capped by GroES; misfolded proteins enter the barrel where they are refolded when GroES binds), encoding MAKIIAFDEEARRGLERGLNTLADAVKVTLGPRGRNVVLEKKWGAPTITNDGVSIAKEIELDEPFEKIGAELVKEVAKKTDDVAGDGTTTSVVLAQALVREGLRNVAAGADPISLKRGIEKATKAVSDELLKSAKEVETKEEIAATASISAADPEIGALIAEAIDKVGKEGVVTVEESNTFGTELELTEGMRFDKGYLSAYFVTDPERQEAVFEDPYILIVNGKISAIKDLLPVVDKVIQSGKQLLIIAEDVEGEALATLVVNKIRGIFKSVAVKAPGFGDRRKAMLQDIAILTGGQVISEEVGLKLENATLDLLGRARKVVITKDETTIVEGAGDADAIAGRVKQIRAEIENTDSDYDREKLQERLAKLAGGVAVIKAGAATEVELKERKHRIEDAVRNAKAAVEEGIVAGGGVALIQAGKLAFDSDALTGLTGDEATGANIVKVAIDAPLKQIALNAGLEPGVVADKVRHLEVGHGLNAATGEYVDMLGAGIADPVKVTRSALLNAASIAGLFLTTEAVVADKPEKNPAPMGDPSGGMDF
- a CDS encoding heme oxygenase (biliverdin-producing), with amino-acid sequence MTIADPPTTVPFSRLVRERSRASHGTSEGTTFMNDLLSGAGSRDDYIALVRQHHAIYAALETGADRLRDNPTVAPFLSPALTRLPALSADLTFLVGDNWSERVPLLPVTERYAARIREVAASWPAGYVAHHYTRYLGDLSGGLHIGRVLARRFGFDTNGIGFYLFDQIADPAAFKDTYRAQLDAVAWDDPERERVVDEVLAAYRFNTEVFVALDQARGTRAA
- a CDS encoding DUF2470 domain-containing protein — encoded protein: MTRFPDEIVHAVLHHMNDDHADDSLLISRAFGDRGATTARMVDVTPDAGFWVYTLGDDLGERALSVRWSGTISERPEIRREIVELYDRACSILGETPRPH
- a CDS encoding WXG100 family type VII secretion target, giving the protein MTRYHVDADALLSATSTTTATIGRLQAECAGLTSQLSALQGSWSGNAATAFQTLVAEWMATYSRLEQNLAALNHALGQAGRQYAEIEQQAASMFLR
- a CDS encoding sensor histidine kinase, producing MHEQLSQWWEGISLRSKITGVTVLVVTFGLLVVGTGTLTTLQRTLVDEVDRQISQAATELRELLSSEDGERAQFTTDQFDEFTTLTPSVFSAPFYFGAVDARGDVIDDNVADYARDSAPDLSRLTASFVAELDGGVTLTSENRTTQWRVATYPLLVTNLETGESQQATLVVGANLSDTNNVIGSFASIFLGFGLVVVIMSAAITRLLVTTTFRPLREVEATAARFAGGDFSQRLSGATPNTEVGRLNRSLNTMLSRIDRAFADRAETISKMRRFVGDASHELRTPLVSLRGYAELYRMGAIQKEEDVAQAMERIEKEAMRMSSLVSDLLELARLDEQRPIEKVPVDLVPLARDAALDAMAGSPDRSVTVVVDDRPASTALPAAIETDDAPGSPSAPRRRASAALARLRSRRRAASTAAAPKLVGRLSLPELPPVSAVVAGDENKLRQVVTNLIGNALRFTPDGSPIELVVAVDDAAGMATLAVVDHGEGIPAQLKEKIFDRFFRADSSRTRDTGGSGLGLAIVSSIVANHGGRIDVLDTPGGGATFRVALPLLPNERSAPEAPAYEV
- a CDS encoding response regulator transcription factor encodes the protein MADGPKILIVDDEPNIRDLLTTSLRFAGFAVRAVSNGAQAISAVLEEEPDLIILDVMLPDINGFGVTKRLRSSGYTSPILFLTAKDDTDDKIMGLTVGGDDYVTKPFSLDEIVARIKAILRRTMQEDDDAIIRAGELTMDQDTHEVTIGDVTVELSPTEFKLLRYLMLNPNRVLSKAQILDHVWEYDFNGDAGIVESYISYLRRKLDQHTDEPLIQTKRGFGYMLKASK
- a CDS encoding DNA repair helicase XPB — its product is MNPDGPLIVQSDRTVLLEVANPHADDARHALAVFAELERAPEHIHTYRITRLGLWNARAAGHDADEMLAVLEKYSKFPVPASVAIDIAETVGRYGRLVVERDDEGLVLRSTDRAVLTEIASNKRIAPLLEGRLDEHSYRLQAWARGQVKQELVKIGWPADDLAGYTAGTPHPIDLDTADWGLRPYQQQAIDQFFVGGSGVVVLPCGAGKTLVGAGAMASAATTTLILVTNTVSARQWRDELLRRTSLTADEIGEYSGQVKEVKPVTIATYQILTAKRKGEYAHLALLDALDWGLIVYDEVHLLPAPVFKLTAELQARRRLGLTATLVREDGREGDVFSLIGPKRFDAPWKQIEQQGYISPAACFEVRVDLPPDERLEYAASADDQRYRLAATAPAKRDVVKRLVERHAGERILIIGQYLDQIDELADELGVPQLTGSTPVDERERLFQEFRDGTTPVLVVSKVANFSVDLPEATVAIQVSGSFGSRQEEAQRLGRLLRPKQSGIPASFYTLVARDTVDQDFAQNRQRFLAEQGYSYEILDAHALDYAA